The following are encoded together in the Glycine soja cultivar W05 chromosome 5, ASM419377v2, whole genome shotgun sequence genome:
- the LOC114412752 gene encoding cysteine-rich receptor-like protein kinase 10 isoform X1, with translation MEKDKSHTHSFLHSIVKHFKFGSPKERNNEADVHQMAAQEQKIFAYETLTAATKNFSAIHKLGEGGFGPVYKGKLNDGREIAVKKLSHTSNQGKKEFMNEAKLLARVQHRNVVNLVGYCVYGTEKLLVYEYVAHESLDKLLFKSEKREELDWKRRVGIITGVAKGLLYLHEDSHNCIIHRDIKASNILLDEKWTPKIADFGMARLFPEDQTQVNTRVAGTNGYMAPEYVMHGNLSVKADVFSYGVLVLELITGQRNSSFNLDVDAQNLLDWAYKMFKKGKSLELVDSALASRMVAEEVAMCVRLGLLCTQGDPQLRPTMRRVVAMLSRKQGNMQEPTRPGIPGSRYRRPPRRHSALSSTLGTSGSDSSNNDNTTVTTSATGTSSATAETDPKGKRPMREA, from the exons ATGGAAAAGGACAAGTCTCACACTCACAGCTTTCTTCACAGTATCGTCAAACACTTCAAATTCGGTTCACCGAAAG AGCGAAACAATGAAGCTGACGTACACCAAATGGCTGCACAGGAGCAGAAGATCTTTGCCTACGAAACCTTGACAGCTGCAACTAAGAATTTTAGTGCTATTCATAAGCTTGGTGAGGGAGGTTTTGGACCAGTCTACAAg GGGAAGCTGAATGATGGGAGAGAGATTGCTGTGAAGAAGTTATCACACACGTCAAACCAAGGGAAGAAGGAGTTCATGAATGAGGCCAAGTTGTTGGCACGTGTGCAGCATCGGAATGTGGTCAATTTGGTGGGCTATTGTGTCTATGGCACCGAGAAGCTACTTGTTTATGAGTATGTTGCTCATGAAAGCCTAGACAAACTTCTATTCA AATCAGAAAAGAGAGAGGAGCTTGATTGGAAACGTAGGGTTGGAATAATCACAGGCGTGGCAAAGGGGTTGCTTTATCTTCACGAAGACTCGCACAATTGCATCATCCATCGCGATATAAAGGCGAGTAACATCTTGCTTGATGAGAAATGGACGCCCAAGATTGCAGATTTTGGCATGGCTCGGCTCTTCCCGGAAGATCAAACCCAGGTCAATACACGTGTGGCTGGAACCAA TGGGTATATGGCTCCGGAATACGTGATGCATGGAAATCTATCGGTGAAGGCAGATGTATTTAGCTATGGAGTTTTGGTATTGGAGTTGATCACCGGCCAACGAAACTCATCTTTTAATTTGGACGTGGACGCGCAGAATCTGCTAGATTGG GCATACAAGATGTTCAAGAAAGGGAAGAGCCTAGAACTTGTGGATTCTGCATTAGCATCTAGGATGGTAGCTGAAGAAGTAGCAATGTGCGTTCGGCTGGGTTTGTTATGCACTCAAGGCGATCCTCAGCTACGCCCCACGATGAGGCGCGTGGTGGCGATGCTGTCGAGGAAGCAAGGGAACATGCAAGAACCTACGAGACCAGGAATACCAGGTTCAAGATACAGAAGACCACCTAGGAGACACTCCGCATTGTCTTCCACATTGGGTACCTCTGGTTCTGATTCTAGTAATAATGATAATACCACGGTTACTACTAGTGCCACAGGGACTAGCTCAGCTACTGCAGAAACAGACCCCAAAGGGAAACGTCCAATGCGGGAGGCTTAG
- the LOC114412754 gene encoding uncharacterized protein LOC114412754, with translation MRRTLLRNATLYTRNLLHHSAPAFDASTRPQLRLFCSNETPPPVPQIDDVDNKELKAQIESYFKGDEQVLPSIMETILKRKLSGKHEDTDDELMEELRMRPLDDVDDRDFESDFENIHDTDEEIDDLYNARDVVMKRMVKDEYFNMDDKKWDDIVEDGIKHGLLRDTKECEEILEDMLSWDKLLPDEIKQKVEVKFNELGDMCERGELEPEEAYEQFKKFEDEIVAEYLDKMEKEEAPQFDDTTVPDKKKDLDDPPGEGPILRWQTRVVFAPGGDAWHPKNRKVKLSVTVKELGLSKYQFRRLRELVGKRYHPGRDELTITSERFEHREENRKDCLRTLLHLIEEAGKANKLVDDARSSYVKERLRANPAFMERLHAKSMRLRESNQVPA, from the exons atgagaaGAACTCTTCTGAGAAATGCTACTCTCTACACTCGCAACCTTCTCCATCACTCGGCCCCTGCATTCGACGCTTCAACTCGTCCCCAACTCAGACTCTTCTGCTCCAATGAAACCCCCCCACCGGTTCCCCAAATCGACGACGTTGACAACAAAG AGCTGAAAGCGCAGATCGAGAGCTACTTCAAGGGCGACGAGCAGGTGCTTCCGTCGATCATGGAGACGATTCTGAAGCGGAAGCTGTCGGGAAAGCACGAGGACACCGACGACGAGCTCATGGAGGAGCTCCGCATGCGCCCCCTGGACGACGTTGACGACCGGGACTTCGAGTCTGACTTCGAGAACATTCACGATACCGACGAGGAGATCGACGATTTGTACAACGCCAGGGACGTGGTGATGAAGAGGATGGTGAAGGACGAGTACTTCAACATGGATGATAAAAAGTGGGATGACATTGTTGAGGACGGGATCAAGCACGGGCTTCTTAGGGACACCAAGGAGTGCGAGGAGATTCTCGAGGATATGCTCAGCTGGGACAAACTCCTACCTG ATGAGATAAAACAGAAGGTGGAAGTAAAATTTAATGAGCTAGGGGACATGTGTGAAAGAGGTGAACTTGAACCTGAAGAAGCTTATGAACAGTTTAAGAAGTTTGAGGATGAGATTGTGGCAGAATACCTGGACAAAATGGAAAAGGAGGAAGCTCCACAGTTTGATGATACTACTGTGCCGGATAAGAAAAAGGACTTGGATGATCCACCGGGTGAAGGTCCAATTCTGCGCTGGCAAACCCGGGTAGTCTTTGCTCCTGGTGGTGATGCTTGGCATCCAAAGAACAGGAAAGTAAAACTGTCTGTTACTGTGAAGGAGCTAGGGCTTTCAAAATACCAATTTCGCCGTCTCAGGGAATTGGTTGGAAAACGTTATCATCCAGGGAGAGATGAGCTTACAATAACTAGTGAGAG gtttgaacaTCGAGAAGAAAACAGAAAGGACTGCTTAAGGACCCTTCTCCATCTCATTGAGGAGGCAGGGAAAGCTAATAAACTAGTAGATGATGCTCGATCCTCATACGTAAAAGAGAGGCTTCGTGCCAATCCAGCTTTCATGGAGAGGCTGCATGCCAAGTCAATGAGGTTGCGAGAATCTAATCAGGTTCCTGCTTGA
- the LOC114412752 gene encoding cysteine-rich receptor-like protein kinase 10 isoform X2, with translation MAAQEQKIFAYETLTAATKNFSAIHKLGEGGFGPVYKGKLNDGREIAVKKLSHTSNQGKKEFMNEAKLLARVQHRNVVNLVGYCVYGTEKLLVYEYVAHESLDKLLFKSEKREELDWKRRVGIITGVAKGLLYLHEDSHNCIIHRDIKASNILLDEKWTPKIADFGMARLFPEDQTQVNTRVAGTNGYMAPEYVMHGNLSVKADVFSYGVLVLELITGQRNSSFNLDVDAQNLLDWAYKMFKKGKSLELVDSALASRMVAEEVAMCVRLGLLCTQGDPQLRPTMRRVVAMLSRKQGNMQEPTRPGIPGSRYRRPPRRHSALSSTLGTSGSDSSNNDNTTVTTSATGTSSATAETDPKGKRPMREA, from the exons ATGGCTGCACAGGAGCAGAAGATCTTTGCCTACGAAACCTTGACAGCTGCAACTAAGAATTTTAGTGCTATTCATAAGCTTGGTGAGGGAGGTTTTGGACCAGTCTACAAg GGGAAGCTGAATGATGGGAGAGAGATTGCTGTGAAGAAGTTATCACACACGTCAAACCAAGGGAAGAAGGAGTTCATGAATGAGGCCAAGTTGTTGGCACGTGTGCAGCATCGGAATGTGGTCAATTTGGTGGGCTATTGTGTCTATGGCACCGAGAAGCTACTTGTTTATGAGTATGTTGCTCATGAAAGCCTAGACAAACTTCTATTCA AATCAGAAAAGAGAGAGGAGCTTGATTGGAAACGTAGGGTTGGAATAATCACAGGCGTGGCAAAGGGGTTGCTTTATCTTCACGAAGACTCGCACAATTGCATCATCCATCGCGATATAAAGGCGAGTAACATCTTGCTTGATGAGAAATGGACGCCCAAGATTGCAGATTTTGGCATGGCTCGGCTCTTCCCGGAAGATCAAACCCAGGTCAATACACGTGTGGCTGGAACCAA TGGGTATATGGCTCCGGAATACGTGATGCATGGAAATCTATCGGTGAAGGCAGATGTATTTAGCTATGGAGTTTTGGTATTGGAGTTGATCACCGGCCAACGAAACTCATCTTTTAATTTGGACGTGGACGCGCAGAATCTGCTAGATTGG GCATACAAGATGTTCAAGAAAGGGAAGAGCCTAGAACTTGTGGATTCTGCATTAGCATCTAGGATGGTAGCTGAAGAAGTAGCAATGTGCGTTCGGCTGGGTTTGTTATGCACTCAAGGCGATCCTCAGCTACGCCCCACGATGAGGCGCGTGGTGGCGATGCTGTCGAGGAAGCAAGGGAACATGCAAGAACCTACGAGACCAGGAATACCAGGTTCAAGATACAGAAGACCACCTAGGAGACACTCCGCATTGTCTTCCACATTGGGTACCTCTGGTTCTGATTCTAGTAATAATGATAATACCACGGTTACTACTAGTGCCACAGGGACTAGCTCAGCTACTGCAGAAACAGACCCCAAAGGGAAACGTCCAATGCGGGAGGCTTAG